In Leptospira saintgironsiae, one genomic interval encodes:
- a CDS encoding neutral/alkaline non-lysosomal ceramidase N-terminal domain-containing protein translates to MKKFRLAIILPFLFLLFSGSVFSGTAKPQIRDFNFEAGMSKVDITGPPTGIMFWGYAQEGQKGEGIHLRQFARALVIKDPKSGKVLAYVTAELGGVPHEVQRDVVARLKKEVDPNFNLANVLLNASHTHSAPAGFFHYIQNSIYTTKFFPEYYSVITNGIFQAIKEAYSKKEIAQLLIGSAIVEGAGANRSLVAYQANPKEERDKYNSDTDKTMIQISVNTRRGVIGIVNWFGVHTTSMTFDNHLVSTDNKGYASYLSEFEASKRGQKDFIAIFAQANEGDVTPNLNLNNTGPGKDMFESTKIIGERQYHASAKILNDDNLRALPSGLNYTQSFIDMPNSIVRKEFSETGKDERTCLSAYGYALAAGSTEEGGGHWLFHEGMKDEDRKFYIDWLAARLLQAPSDELRVCQKPKAILFPMGETKPDPSLSQILPLGLATIGDFALIVSPNEVTTMSSRRMKETVKKVLGTKIKEIVLSGLTNDFAGYITTKEEYSTQQYEGGHTLHGPFSLDLFRQEYDRLANDLLKNKTSVQGPSPKDLSSTVIGTDIPHRDRISSFEPKIKTPNENIAKTGETVSCEVSSINPNISYPKQKSYFDVEKKEGDKWITAYTDSSWATKFYYKKSFLPLFDDKIRLVWETDKNDTPGVYRLKHSSFYINKEGKEVPFSIDCPEFELK, encoded by the coding sequence ATGAAGAAATTCCGTTTAGCGATTATTCTTCCGTTCTTATTTTTGCTTTTTTCCGGATCAGTATTTTCCGGAACAGCCAAACCTCAGATTAGAGATTTTAATTTTGAGGCTGGAATGTCCAAGGTAGACATCACTGGACCTCCAACAGGGATCATGTTCTGGGGTTACGCACAAGAAGGTCAAAAAGGAGAAGGTATACATCTCCGACAATTCGCAAGAGCCCTAGTTATCAAAGATCCTAAGAGCGGGAAAGTATTAGCTTATGTGACTGCGGAATTAGGTGGTGTTCCTCATGAAGTCCAGAGAGACGTAGTAGCTCGATTGAAGAAGGAAGTAGATCCTAATTTTAATTTGGCAAACGTTCTTTTGAACGCTTCTCATACTCATAGCGCTCCTGCCGGATTTTTCCATTATATTCAAAATTCAATATATACTACTAAGTTTTTTCCTGAATATTATTCGGTAATCACAAATGGTATCTTTCAGGCGATCAAAGAAGCTTATTCTAAAAAAGAAATAGCTCAGTTATTGATCGGAAGCGCAATTGTAGAAGGCGCTGGAGCAAATCGTTCTTTAGTAGCTTACCAAGCAAATCCTAAAGAAGAAAGAGATAAGTATAATTCAGATACTGATAAAACGATGATCCAAATCTCTGTGAATACAAGAAGAGGTGTTATCGGGATTGTAAACTGGTTCGGGGTGCACACAACAAGTATGACCTTCGACAATCATTTGGTTTCTACAGATAATAAAGGATATGCTTCTTATCTTTCAGAATTTGAAGCTTCGAAAAGAGGACAAAAAGATTTTATCGCAATCTTTGCTCAAGCAAACGAAGGGGATGTAACTCCAAACCTAAACCTGAATAATACTGGGCCCGGAAAAGATATGTTCGAGAGCACCAAGATCATTGGAGAAAGACAATATCATGCAAGTGCTAAGATCTTAAATGATGATAATCTCAGAGCATTACCTTCCGGCCTTAACTATACTCAGTCTTTTATAGATATGCCTAACTCAATTGTTCGTAAGGAATTTTCGGAAACTGGAAAGGACGAAAGAACTTGTTTGTCCGCATATGGATATGCTTTAGCTGCGGGTTCTACAGAAGAAGGTGGAGGACATTGGCTTTTCCATGAAGGAATGAAGGATGAGGATAGAAAATTCTATATTGATTGGTTAGCAGCAAGATTACTCCAAGCTCCAAGCGATGAATTGCGAGTTTGCCAAAAACCTAAGGCAATCCTATTTCCAATGGGAGAAACAAAACCGGATCCTTCTCTTTCTCAAATTCTTCCTTTGGGTCTTGCTACAATCGGTGATTTTGCTTTAATCGTTTCACCTAATGAAGTTACTACGATGTCTAGCAGAAGGATGAAAGAAACGGTTAAAAAAGTTTTAGGAACTAAGATCAAAGAGATCGTACTTTCAGGCTTAACTAACGATTTTGCAGGATATATCACTACCAAGGAAGAATATTCTACTCAACAATACGAGGGTGGACACACTCTTCATGGACCTTTTAGTTTGGATCTTTTCAGACAAGAATACGACAGACTTGCAAATGATCTTTTAAAGAACAAGACAAGCGTTCAAGGACCATCTCCTAAAGATTTGAGTTCTACAGTTATAGGCACTGATATTCCTCATAGAGATAGGATCTCTTCTTTCGAACCTAAAATCAAAACTCCGAATGAGAATATTGCAAAGACAGGAGAAACCGTTTCTTGCGAAGTCAGTTCCATAAATCCAAACATCTCTTATCCAAAACAAAAATCCTATTTTGATGTGGAGAAAAAAGAAGGAGATAAATGGATAACTGCTTATACGGATTCAAGCTGGGCCACTAAATTCTATTATAAAAAATCATTCTTACCTTTGTTTGATGATAAGATCCGATTGGTTTGGGAAACGGATAAGAATGATACGCCTGGAGTTTATAGGTTAAAACATTCTTCCTTCTATATTAACAAAGAAGGAAAAGAAGTCCCATTCTCTATTGATTGCCCCGAATTCGAATTAAAATAG
- a CDS encoding acetyl-CoA C-acetyltransferase, with protein MEEAVLLDGIRTPFGNFGGTLKDVSAVDLGVLVSKSLLERTGVNPSDIGESIFGNVVPTGKEAIYLARHIGLKTGLPITVPALTLNRLCGSGMEAIIQAAKKIYLGESEAVLAGGSESMSNAPYVVRNARWGVKYGSAEFEDSLEQGLTDQYVGLIMGATAENLADQYKISRAEQDEWAGISQTRAEKATVEGRLKEEILSVTVGGKKPVTLEKDEFIKGAASIEKLSGLRPAFREGGTVTAGNASGLNDGAAATIITSASYAKKIGKKPLAIIRGYGHAGCDPAKMGIGPALAIPIALKKAGLKLSDMSLVEVNEAFAAQYLAVQKELGLNPEITNVNGGAVAIGHPLGASGARVTITLAYELRRRKAKYGVASLCIGGGQGIALILENPEA; from the coding sequence ATGGAAGAAGCAGTTTTGTTAGACGGAATCCGCACCCCTTTCGGAAATTTCGGCGGAACATTAAAAGATGTAAGCGCAGTGGATTTAGGAGTATTAGTTTCTAAATCATTGTTGGAAAGAACAGGAGTTAATCCTTCCGATATAGGTGAGTCTATTTTCGGAAACGTGGTCCCTACTGGAAAAGAAGCTATCTACTTAGCGAGACATATAGGACTCAAAACCGGATTACCTATCACAGTTCCAGCTTTGACCTTGAACAGGCTTTGCGGTTCCGGAATGGAAGCAATCATACAAGCAGCTAAAAAAATCTACTTGGGAGAATCTGAAGCGGTTCTTGCAGGTGGATCTGAATCCATGAGCAATGCACCTTATGTTGTGCGTAACGCAAGGTGGGGAGTTAAATATGGTTCTGCTGAATTCGAAGATTCATTAGAGCAAGGATTAACTGACCAATACGTTGGACTTATCATGGGTGCTACTGCAGAAAATCTTGCAGACCAATACAAGATCAGCAGAGCAGAACAAGATGAATGGGCTGGAATTTCCCAAACCAGAGCAGAAAAAGCTACAGTAGAAGGTAGACTAAAAGAAGAAATTCTTTCTGTAACCGTTGGCGGAAAGAAGCCAGTTACATTAGAAAAAGATGAATTTATCAAAGGTGCTGCTTCTATCGAAAAACTTTCAGGACTAAGACCTGCTTTTAGAGAAGGTGGAACAGTTACTGCTGGAAACGCATCTGGTCTAAATGATGGAGCTGCTGCTACTATCATTACTTCTGCTTCTTACGCTAAGAAGATTGGTAAAAAACCTTTAGCGATCATTAGAGGATACGGACACGCAGGATGTGATCCTGCGAAAATGGGAATCGGACCTGCATTAGCAATTCCTATCGCTCTTAAAAAAGCAGGCTTAAAACTTTCAGACATGAGCCTTGTAGAAGTAAACGAAGCGTTTGCTGCTCAGTATCTTGCAGTCCAAAAGGAATTAGGTCTAAATCCTGAGATCACAAACGTAAATGGTGGAGCAGTTGCGATCGGGCATCCGCTCGGGGCAAGTGGCGCAAGAGTAACTATAACTTTAGCTTACGAACTTAGAAGAAGAAAGGCAAAATACGGAGTCGCTTCTCTTTGTATCGGTGGTGGACAAGGGATAGCTCTTATCCTGGAAAACCCGGAAGCATAA
- a CDS encoding LLM class flavin-dependent oxidoreductase, giving the protein MIRLSVLDQSPIRKGGTASQAVQETIELAKLTDRLGYHRYWVSEHHNILGLAGSSPEVLISHLAGETKGIRMGSGGIMLPNHSSLKVAENFRMLETLFPGRIDLGLGRAPGGDRLTAAILNPSNSFVQNDFIQQLMDLRDFLTDNAEPDSIQEKVKAIPVAETCPELWILTSSGESALIAAHFGMALSFAQFINPTGGYASIRAYKERFQPSEALPTPHASVGIFVLCADTKEKAEELQAVMDRQLLNIEKGISEGILSYEEIKPYVYSDMERVRLLHNRGRMIVGTPDTVKKRILDLTEEYGIDEVVVSTITYDFKDRVRSYELLAEAFELENRL; this is encoded by the coding sequence ATGATCCGATTAAGTGTTTTAGATCAGTCTCCAATTCGTAAAGGTGGGACCGCATCCCAAGCGGTCCAGGAGACTATCGAACTTGCAAAACTTACTGATAGGTTAGGCTATCATAGATATTGGGTTTCAGAACATCATAATATTCTGGGACTGGCCGGATCTTCTCCTGAAGTTTTGATTTCTCATCTTGCTGGCGAAACAAAAGGGATTCGAATGGGTTCAGGTGGTATTATGCTTCCGAATCATAGTTCTCTCAAGGTGGCCGAAAATTTTAGAATGCTCGAGACTTTGTTTCCGGGAAGAATAGATCTTGGACTTGGCAGGGCGCCTGGCGGAGATCGACTAACGGCTGCTATATTGAATCCTTCTAACAGTTTTGTTCAAAATGATTTTATCCAACAATTGATGGATTTACGAGATTTCTTGACGGACAATGCAGAACCTGATTCTATCCAAGAGAAGGTAAAAGCGATCCCTGTCGCAGAAACTTGTCCTGAACTTTGGATATTAACTTCGAGTGGAGAAAGCGCTTTGATCGCGGCCCATTTTGGAATGGCTCTATCTTTCGCACAGTTTATCAATCCAACAGGAGGATATGCTAGCATTCGGGCTTATAAAGAAAGATTCCAACCTTCCGAAGCTCTTCCGACTCCTCATGCAAGTGTAGGTATTTTCGTGTTATGTGCTGATACAAAAGAGAAGGCAGAAGAACTACAGGCTGTAATGGACAGGCAACTTTTAAATATTGAAAAAGGAATTAGTGAAGGTATACTTTCTTACGAAGAAATTAAACCTTACGTATATTCTGATATGGAAAGGGTCAGATTATTACATAATCGGGGGAGAATGATTGTAGGAACTCCCGATACAGTTAAAAAAAGGATTTTAGATCTGACTGAAGAATATGGGATAGATGAAGTAGTGGTTTCTACAATCACTTACGATTTTAAAGACAGGGTTCGTTCTTACGAACTTTTGGCAGAAGCATTCGAATTGGAAAATAGATTATAA
- a CDS encoding SDR family NAD(P)-dependent oxidoreductase — protein sequence MDTQLKDKIALVTGSTAGIGLAIATGLAAEGAQVIINGRTKARVEEAISTIQKKVPKANLLGVEADFSNKEEVNKIASKFPNVDILVNNVGIFEPKDFVDIPDEDWIRFFEVNVLSGVRLSRAYLPSMLKKNWGRILFISSESGIQIPNEMIHYGVTKSAQISLGRGIAELTKGTNVTVNSILPGPTRSEGVEGFLEDLAKQQNVSTSTVEKEFFKNARPTSLLQRFATVEEVANLAVYLSSPLSSATNGAALRVDGGVVKSAF from the coding sequence ATGGATACCCAACTCAAAGATAAAATCGCATTAGTCACAGGATCAACTGCCGGAATCGGCCTCGCAATCGCTACGGGCCTCGCGGCAGAAGGAGCGCAGGTCATTATAAATGGAAGGACCAAAGCCAGGGTGGAAGAAGCCATCTCTACCATTCAGAAAAAAGTCCCCAAAGCAAATCTTCTCGGAGTGGAAGCAGATTTTTCTAACAAAGAAGAAGTAAACAAAATTGCATCAAAATTTCCTAATGTAGATATTCTTGTGAATAATGTTGGGATTTTCGAACCTAAAGATTTTGTAGATATCCCGGACGAAGATTGGATCCGATTTTTCGAGGTAAATGTTTTGAGTGGGGTCAGACTTTCCAGAGCTTACCTACCTTCTATGCTTAAAAAGAATTGGGGGAGGATCTTATTTATATCCAGTGAATCCGGAATTCAGATCCCGAATGAAATGATCCATTACGGAGTCACAAAAAGTGCTCAGATTTCTTTAGGCAGAGGAATTGCAGAACTCACAAAAGGAACCAATGTTACTGTAAATTCTATTCTCCCAGGACCAACTCGTTCCGAAGGTGTAGAAGGATTTTTAGAAGATCTTGCCAAACAACAAAACGTTTCCACTTCAACTGTAGAAAAAGAATTTTTCAAAAACGCAAGACCTACCTCTCTTTTACAAAGATTCGCAACAGTAGAAGAAGTCGCAAATCTTGCGGTTTATCTTTCTTCTCCACTTTCTTCCGCAACAAATGGTGCTGCACTCAGAGTAGACGGGGGAGTGGTCAAGTCTGCATTCTAA
- a CDS encoding methylated-DNA--[protein]-cysteine S-methyltransferase codes for MVLSKEIQTPLGILLAGAVEEGICLLEFTEKERLELQLTRLKKVFGEDIQPGESKFFHPLEEQLQEYFEGKRKDFDVPLVVLGTDFQKKAWEALHSVVYGKTNSYEAQAIRVGDKNAVRAVAKANGENRIAILIPCHRIVGKSGDLTGYGGGLWRKKFLLELEQKFSDSPTLPFFRGE; via the coding sequence ATGGTCCTCAGTAAAGAAATCCAAACCCCTTTAGGAATACTTCTCGCGGGTGCCGTGGAAGAAGGTATCTGCCTTTTAGAATTCACGGAAAAAGAGAGGTTGGAACTCCAACTTACTCGGCTCAAAAAAGTTTTTGGCGAGGATATCCAACCGGGAGAGAGCAAGTTTTTTCATCCTTTGGAAGAACAGCTTCAGGAATATTTCGAAGGTAAAAGAAAGGACTTCGATGTTCCTCTGGTCGTCTTAGGCACTGATTTTCAGAAAAAAGCTTGGGAAGCTCTACATTCTGTAGTTTACGGTAAGACAAATTCTTACGAGGCCCAGGCAATCCGGGTCGGAGACAAAAATGCGGTTCGAGCAGTTGCAAAAGCGAATGGAGAAAATCGGATCGCGATCTTGATCCCATGCCATAGGATCGTTGGCAAAAGTGGAGACCTAACTGGATACGGCGGAGGACTTTGGAGAAAAAAATTCCTGCTCGAGTTAGAGCAAAAATTCTCAGATTCTCCTACTTTACCTTTTTTCCGAGGTGAATGA